The following coding sequences are from one Paenibacillus stellifer window:
- a CDS encoding GNAT family N-acetyltransferase — translation MFHFVIDDELVLKPLASEQAGPLFQLVEQSRARLRRWLPWVDGVTEPAHMASFIKSALKQGSENGGFTAGLWIREQLAGIIGFHEVDWHNRSVGIGYWLGQGYEGKGYMTSACRVFIDYAMLEMELNRVEIRCATENLSSRAIPERLGFVLEGIVREAEKLPSGYVHHAVYGMLRREWNMLR, via the coding sequence TTGTTTCATTTTGTCATCGATGATGAGCTTGTATTGAAACCGCTGGCGTCGGAGCAGGCCGGACCTCTGTTTCAATTGGTGGAGCAGTCGAGAGCCCGGCTCCGGCGCTGGCTGCCCTGGGTGGATGGCGTAACGGAGCCCGCCCATATGGCCAGCTTCATCAAAAGCGCCCTCAAGCAGGGCAGCGAGAATGGCGGCTTTACCGCAGGGCTATGGATTCGCGAGCAGCTTGCGGGCATTATCGGCTTCCACGAGGTCGACTGGCATAACCGCTCGGTCGGCATCGGCTACTGGCTTGGACAGGGCTATGAGGGCAAGGGCTATATGACGAGCGCATGCCGGGTCTTCATCGATTATGCCATGCTGGAAATGGAGCTGAACCGTGTGGAGATTCGCTGCGCGACGGAGAATCTCTCCAGCCGGGCCATTCCGGAACGCCTTGGCTTTGTGCTCGAAGGTATTGTCCGGGAGGCGGAGAAGCTGCCGTCAGGGTATGTTCACCATGCCGTGTACGGCATGCTGCGCAGGGAGTGGAATATGCTGCGGTAG
- a CDS encoding sigma-70 family RNA polymerase sigma factor, whose translation MGFPESSLFKQIFYEYYPGVLRKLAALLRDEAVAEDLAQETFLRLYRQPPDNLEAPGAWLHRVSTRLAYDYMGRAARERELAEQSEREQPAGGSSPSGEEEWMRQLDQEEVRHWLDGLDERDRKALLLRYSGYSYAEIAEELSVRPQIMGTLLSRATERLRRQAADAGVELH comes from the coding sequence TTGGGATTTCCGGAATCTTCCCTGTTCAAACAAATCTTTTACGAATACTATCCTGGAGTGCTCCGCAAGCTGGCCGCGCTGCTGCGTGACGAAGCGGTCGCGGAGGATCTCGCACAGGAGACGTTCCTGAGGCTGTATAGACAACCGCCCGACAATCTGGAGGCTCCCGGCGCCTGGCTGCACCGGGTAAGCACTCGTCTTGCTTATGACTATATGGGACGGGCGGCGAGAGAACGCGAATTGGCCGAACAGAGTGAGCGGGAGCAGCCGGCAGGCGGTTCCTCGCCGTCGGGCGAGGAGGAATGGATGCGGCAGCTGGACCAGGAGGAGGTCCGGCATTGGCTGGACGGACTGGATGAGCGGGACCGCAAGGCTCTGCTGCTTCGTTATTCCGGTTACAGCTATGCCGAAATCGCCGAAGAGCTGTCTGTGCGGCCGCAGATCATGGGCACATTGCTGTCACGGGCGACGGAGCGTCTGCGCCGCCAGGCTGCGGATGCGGGAGTGGAACTTCACTGA
- a CDS encoding GNAT family N-acetyltransferase: protein MFRTDTEPLLIRPSEFRDVRELITLDHLIWNEDTAPAALSWRSSEEYLLHAPPGSQLVALKGGSLCGYLGFGCPTSHRCNRHVYEIYIAVHPDWQRQGVGSSLIEAMKKLAAEADVRKLRLRALSCNVQALAFYRKCGFTEEGRLREEFYLAGRYVDEVFMSYRLV from the coding sequence ATGTTTCGAACAGACACGGAACCGCTGCTGATCCGTCCGTCCGAATTCCGCGACGTCCGTGAGCTCATCACGCTGGACCATCTGATCTGGAACGAGGATACCGCTCCCGCGGCTCTCTCCTGGCGCTCCAGCGAGGAATATTTGCTGCATGCGCCGCCCGGCTCCCAGCTAGTGGCGCTCAAAGGCGGCTCGCTATGCGGTTATCTGGGCTTCGGATGTCCTACCAGCCACCGATGCAACCGGCATGTCTACGAGATCTACATAGCCGTTCATCCCGACTGGCAGCGGCAGGGAGTCGGCAGCTCCCTGATCGAAGCGATGAAGAAGCTGGCGGCGGAGGCAGATGTGCGCAAGCTGAGACTTCGCGCGCTGTCCTGTAATGTGCAGGCGCTGGCCTTCTACCGGAAATGCGGATTTACCGAGGAGGGCCGGCTGCGTGAGGAATTCTACCTGGCGGGCCGCTATGTGGACGAGGTATTCATGAGCTATAGGCTTGTGTAG
- a CDS encoding formate/nitrite transporter family protein, translating to MAYNKPQQIAEVTVENGIKKAHNPLLAVLILGFLGGAFIALGYLLDIRVIASAPKEWGSIASFIGAALFPVGLILVLLAGGELLTGNMMAVPLAFMSKKITFAETIKNLVLITISNFVGALFVAYFFGHVVGLTADGVYLDKLVDLAQHKLDATFLQAFVSGIGCNWLVALAVWLSYGADNFSGKILGIWFPTMAFVAIGFQHVVANMFLIPAAIFEGHFSWGEYFGNFAPVWLGNLVGGALFVAGAYFNAYLRKTPAAVQSIDSAAAGVKKHA from the coding sequence ATGGCTTATAACAAACCACAGCAAATAGCCGAAGTGACGGTGGAGAACGGAATCAAGAAGGCTCACAACCCTCTGCTCGCCGTGCTCATTCTCGGCTTTCTGGGAGGAGCGTTCATCGCTCTCGGATATTTGCTTGATATTCGCGTCATTGCCAGCGCGCCGAAGGAATGGGGTTCGATCGCGTCCTTTATCGGAGCGGCCTTGTTCCCGGTTGGCCTGATTCTCGTGCTGCTGGCGGGCGGCGAGCTGCTGACCGGCAATATGATGGCCGTCCCGCTCGCTTTTATGTCCAAGAAGATTACCTTCGCCGAAACGATCAAGAATCTCGTGCTTATTACGATCAGCAACTTTGTGGGGGCTTTGTTCGTCGCCTACTTCTTCGGCCATGTCGTCGGTCTGACGGCCGACGGCGTCTATCTTGATAAACTCGTAGACCTGGCGCAGCACAAGCTGGATGCCACCTTCCTGCAGGCGTTCGTATCGGGTATCGGCTGTAACTGGCTCGTAGCTTTGGCGGTATGGCTGTCCTACGGCGCCGACAACTTCAGCGGCAAAATCCTCGGCATCTGGTTCCCGACCATGGCGTTCGTTGCCATCGGATTCCAGCACGTTGTGGCTAATATGTTCCTGATTCCGGCCGCCATCTTCGAAGGCCATTTCAGCTGGGGCGAATACTTCGGCAATTTCGCTCCGGTATGGCTCGGCAATCTGGTGGGCGGCGCTCTGTTCGTGGCTGGCGCCTACTTCAACGCCTATCTGCGCAAGACTCCTGCCGCAGTTCAGTCGATCGACAGCGCGGCTGCCGGCGTGAAGAAGCACGCTTAA
- a CDS encoding DUF2164 domain-containing protein produces the protein MKPVKMPQDQREAVLDHIQEYFELERGESIGRLAADNMLEFFMGELGPAVYNQALSDCRTLAVQRMQGLEEDIYALEWKIKRR, from the coding sequence ATGAAACCGGTCAAAATGCCGCAGGATCAGCGCGAGGCAGTACTGGATCATATTCAGGAATATTTCGAGCTTGAGCGAGGAGAGAGTATCGGACGCCTTGCAGCCGACAACATGCTGGAATTCTTCATGGGAGAGCTTGGACCTGCCGTGTACAACCAGGCGCTCAGCGATTGCCGGACACTTGCGGTACAGCGGATGCAGGGCCTCGAAGAGGATATATACGCGCTGGAATGGAAAATCAAACGAAGATAG
- a CDS encoding MFS transporter, which yields MRFLDNYPREVKVFLIASLINATGSSLMWPLVTMYVFDELGRSMTDAGFVILIQSLGGILGQLLGGSLYHKVGVNRLIVGSLAVNALTLFALPAASANWTAFIVTMGLMGLFNALSMPAIQAFVGFRFASQRAQLFNIIYVANNIGVAVGTALSGFLADISYMLSFVLNGATSAVFAAFFFVYLRRVGGSSGPIPADARRGPSRQESNWKLMLNTRIYLFMALGSLFLLIGNSIWNTGVSPFIISEGLPKKYYGFLWTLNGVLIFAAQPLVSLIRRRFAAEPASQMTASAIFYLLGYVVILTVPSYGGMLCAMILTTLGEMLISPAQPAFISEHAGRNAPFYLGLSGGIGAVGRVLGPLFMGSLFDEGGLAPTAWLACAMAVLSVGFFVINAYGIRRRPAAEEPAA from the coding sequence ATGAGGTTTTTGGACAACTATCCTAGAGAAGTCAAAGTATTTCTAATCGCAAGTCTGATTAACGCAACCGGCAGTTCCTTGATGTGGCCGCTGGTGACAATGTATGTATTCGATGAGCTGGGACGCAGCATGACGGATGCGGGATTCGTGATCCTGATTCAGTCGCTCGGCGGTATTCTGGGGCAGCTGCTGGGCGGGTCGCTGTATCACAAGGTTGGCGTCAACCGGCTGATTGTCGGCTCGCTGGCGGTCAACGCTCTGACGCTGTTCGCACTCCCGGCTGCAAGCGCGAACTGGACCGCTTTTATCGTTACAATGGGGCTTATGGGACTGTTCAACGCGCTGTCCATGCCTGCGATTCAGGCGTTTGTCGGCTTTCGCTTCGCCTCGCAGCGGGCCCAGCTGTTCAATATTATTTATGTGGCCAACAATATCGGGGTAGCGGTCGGTACGGCGCTGAGCGGCTTCCTCGCCGATATTTCCTATATGCTGAGCTTTGTGCTGAACGGCGCGACCTCCGCTGTTTTTGCGGCTTTTTTCTTTGTGTATCTGAGACGGGTCGGCGGCTCGTCGGGTCCGATTCCGGCTGATGCCCGGAGGGGACCATCACGCCAGGAGTCGAACTGGAAGCTGATGCTGAATACACGCATTTATCTGTTCATGGCGCTGGGTTCGCTGTTTCTGCTGATCGGCAACTCGATCTGGAACACGGGAGTTTCGCCATTCATTATTTCGGAAGGACTGCCGAAGAAATATTATGGCTTTCTATGGACGCTTAACGGGGTGCTGATCTTTGCCGCCCAGCCGCTGGTCTCGCTTATCCGGCGCCGCTTCGCGGCGGAGCCCGCGTCGCAGATGACGGCCAGCGCGATTTTTTACCTGCTCGGTTATGTGGTCATCCTGACCGTTCCAAGCTACGGGGGCATGCTGTGTGCCATGATCCTGACAACGCTTGGGGAGATGCTGATTTCGCCGGCGCAGCCGGCGTTTATCTCCGAGCATGCCGGCCGGAACGCGCCCTTCTACCTGGGCCTGTCCGGCGGCATCGGCGCCGTCGGCCGGGTGCTGGGTCCTCTGTTCATGGGCAGCCTGTTCGATGAGGGCGGTCTTGCTCCGACCGCATGGCTGGCCTGCGCGATGGCGGTGCTGTCGGTCGGATTCTTCGTCATTAATGCATACGGCATCCGCCGCCGTCCGGCGGCCGAGGAGCCTGCTGCATAA
- a CDS encoding MOSC domain-containing protein, translated as MNIQSLNVGMPVEVSYRDKPLQTGIYKVPVSGPLPLTAAGLAGDGQADLVNHGGPDKAVCVYPSEHYAYWESWLGRKLDPAAFGENATTSGLRETEVCIGDIYEIGTALVQVSQPRYPCFKLSQKHGPDDMPAEVLKTGYSGFYLRVLREGEIAAGSEVIKVASGEANATIARVLHLMGAGRGDKEGLREMLDVEALASGIRDSFRKRLEEAQ; from the coding sequence GTGAATATTCAGTCCTTGAATGTAGGAATGCCTGTTGAAGTGTCGTACCGGGATAAGCCGCTCCAAACCGGCATCTACAAAGTTCCGGTATCGGGACCGCTGCCTCTGACCGCCGCCGGGCTGGCAGGAGATGGACAGGCCGATCTCGTCAACCACGGCGGGCCGGACAAGGCCGTATGCGTGTATCCTTCGGAGCATTACGCCTATTGGGAAAGCTGGCTCGGCCGGAAGCTGGACCCTGCGGCCTTCGGGGAGAACGCCACTACCTCCGGCCTTCGGGAGACGGAGGTATGCATCGGCGATATTTATGAAATCGGCACCGCGCTTGTGCAGGTGAGCCAGCCCCGCTATCCATGCTTCAAGCTCTCGCAGAAGCACGGGCCGGACGACATGCCGGCAGAGGTGCTGAAGACGGGCTACAGCGGCTTCTATCTCCGCGTGCTGCGGGAAGGCGAAATCGCCGCCGGCTCCGAGGTGATCAAAGTGGCGTCCGGCGAGGCGAATGCAACGATCGCGCGGGTGCTGCACCTTATGGGAGCGGGACGCGGCGACAAGGAGGGCCTTCGTGAAATGCTTGACGTAGAGGCCTTGGCGTCAGGCATCCGCGATTCGTTCCGCAAACGGCTAGAAGAGGCGCAGTAG
- a CDS encoding glutamine--tRNA ligase/YqeY domain fusion protein produces MEKPNTPSNFIKNIINEDLSSGKVKEVITRFPPEPNGYLHIGHAKAIWINFTLAAEFGGKTNLRFDDTNPLKEDTEYVKSIEEDVKWLGYEWENLRFASDYFGEMYERAELLIKKGKAYVDDLSADEIRELRGTLTEPGKNSPYRERSVEENLDLFRRMKAGEFKDGEKVLRAKIDMASPNINLRDPVLYRIARAHHHNTGDAWCIYPMYTYAHPLEDAIEGITHSLCSLEFEDQRPFYDWVIAECEMPAVPHQYEFGRLNLAQTVTSKRKLKLLVDEGHVDGWDDPRMPTISGLRRRGYTPEAIRNFVFETGISKSQGLVDLGMLEHFIREDLKLKAPRTMSVLRPLKVVITNYPEGKTEWFEAENNIENEEMGVRQIPFSREIYIERDDFMENPPKKFFRLFPGNEVRLKYAYFITCNEVIKDENGEVVELRCTYDPETKTSTRKVKGTLHWIDAQHAVPAEFRLYEPLILADEPEGEGVENEGEGKPEPTFLDQLNPNSIEILQGFVEPGLKDSKPQDKFQFFRHGYFNVDSRYSAPGKPVFNLIVKLKSSYQPPKES; encoded by the coding sequence GTGGAGAAACCGAACACCCCCTCCAATTTCATTAAAAATATCATCAACGAAGATCTCAGCTCCGGCAAGGTAAAAGAGGTTATCACCCGCTTTCCTCCCGAGCCGAACGGATACCTGCATATCGGACATGCCAAGGCGATCTGGATCAACTTCACGCTGGCGGCCGAGTTCGGCGGCAAGACGAATCTGCGGTTCGACGACACGAATCCGCTGAAGGAAGATACGGAGTACGTCAAATCGATTGAGGAAGATGTCAAGTGGCTCGGATATGAATGGGAAAATCTCCGCTTCGCCTCCGACTATTTCGGCGAAATGTACGAACGCGCGGAGCTGCTCATCAAGAAGGGCAAGGCGTACGTGGACGACCTCAGCGCAGATGAAATCCGCGAGCTTCGCGGCACGCTTACGGAGCCGGGCAAGAACAGTCCGTACCGGGAACGCAGCGTGGAGGAGAACCTGGATCTGTTCCGGCGCATGAAGGCCGGCGAGTTCAAGGACGGCGAGAAGGTGCTGCGCGCCAAGATCGACATGGCTTCACCGAACATCAACCTTCGCGATCCCGTGCTCTATCGCATTGCCAGAGCCCATCACCATAACACGGGCGACGCCTGGTGCATCTATCCGATGTACACGTATGCGCATCCGCTGGAGGATGCCATCGAAGGCATCACGCATTCACTCTGTTCGCTGGAGTTCGAGGATCAGCGCCCCTTCTATGACTGGGTAATCGCCGAATGCGAAATGCCGGCAGTGCCGCATCAATACGAATTCGGCCGCCTCAACCTGGCCCAGACGGTGACAAGCAAGCGCAAGCTGAAGCTGCTTGTGGACGAAGGCCATGTGGACGGCTGGGACGATCCGCGGATGCCGACCATTTCCGGTCTGCGCCGCCGGGGCTACACGCCGGAAGCGATCCGCAATTTCGTGTTCGAGACGGGCATTTCGAAGAGCCAGGGTCTGGTCGACCTCGGCATGCTGGAGCATTTCATCCGCGAGGATCTGAAGCTGAAGGCGCCGCGCACGATGTCGGTGCTTCGTCCGCTCAAGGTCGTCATCACGAACTATCCGGAAGGCAAGACCGAGTGGTTTGAGGCGGAGAACAATATCGAGAACGAGGAAATGGGCGTCCGCCAGATTCCGTTCTCCCGTGAAATCTACATTGAACGGGACGATTTCATGGAGAACCCGCCGAAGAAGTTCTTCCGTCTGTTCCCGGGCAACGAGGTGCGGCTGAAATATGCTTACTTCATTACCTGCAACGAAGTGATCAAAGACGAGAACGGCGAAGTCGTCGAGCTGCGCTGTACCTACGATCCGGAGACGAAGACAAGCACCCGGAAGGTTAAGGGCACGCTTCACTGGATCGACGCGCAGCATGCCGTTCCAGCCGAATTCCGGCTGTATGAGCCGCTCATTCTGGCCGATGAGCCGGAAGGCGAGGGCGTGGAGAATGAAGGCGAAGGCAAGCCGGAGCCGACCTTCCTCGACCAGCTCAATCCGAATTCGATTGAGATTCTGCAGGGATTTGTGGAGCCTGGGCTCAAAGACAGCAAGCCGCAGGACAAGTTCCAGTTCTTCCGTCACGGCTATTTCAATGTCGACAGCCGGTACTCGGCTCCAGGCAAGCCGGTGTTCAATCTGATCGTCAAGCTTAAGAGCTCCTATCAGCCGCCCAAGGAAAGCTGA
- a CDS encoding molybdopterin-containing oxidoreductase family protein: protein MREVKNGVFPAVCPLDCPDTCGLLVHKKDGKIVKVTGNPEHPVTRGAICNKVRHMAERVHHPERLTTPMRRVGPKGEGRFEPVSWDEAIAEIAGTFSRLSEEYGPESILPYSFYGNMGILSVEGMDRRFFNALGASRLEQTICNSAGSAGWKYTMGFGGGTSPEDIVNADLILVWGGNIVSTNMHQVVLAEQARKKGAKVVVIDVHRNRTAQWGDWFLPLYPGTDAALALGIMHILFRDRLTDDSFLAAYTTGHEELREQAKEYTPEAVAEITGIPAADIERLARMYGEAAVSYIHIGNGLQHHDNGGMSVRTISCLPALTGQWLKTGGGAYKSNGAYAAMNARALERPDLRPNPRARSINMNRIGEALEMTEQPIKALFVYCSNPLVVAPDLERVKRGFEREDLFTVVHDLFLTDTAKYADLVLPATSTFENTDLYSSYWHHYVQLQEPVLEPPGDCKSNFEVFALLGQAMGFDDGAFRATEEDMIREALNYPRNPYLHGVTLERLKEERFVKLDMSPKANYLERLTTPSGTIELFSRAMENAGLPPLPAYSPLVEGYDGLRRPSSEEKYPLMFISPPNHNFLNSTFANTGKHQALEKRPTLQIHPEDAEARGIEDGDEVKVYNDRGSIEVWASVSDRMLPGTVISQGLWWEGKDRPQRSNVLTPDRLSDMGKGATFFSTTVQVRPR from the coding sequence ATGAGAGAAGTGAAGAACGGCGTATTCCCGGCGGTGTGCCCGCTGGATTGTCCCGACACTTGCGGACTTCTTGTTCATAAGAAAGACGGCAAAATCGTAAAGGTAACAGGGAATCCGGAGCATCCGGTAACCCGGGGAGCCATCTGCAACAAGGTACGGCACATGGCGGAGCGCGTCCATCACCCGGAGCGGCTGACAACGCCTATGCGCCGGGTAGGTCCTAAGGGAGAAGGCCGTTTCGAGCCGGTCTCCTGGGATGAGGCGATCGCCGAAATCGCCGGAACCTTCTCCCGGCTGTCGGAGGAATACGGGCCGGAGAGCATTCTGCCCTACAGCTTCTACGGCAATATGGGCATACTCAGTGTTGAAGGCATGGACCGGCGTTTCTTCAACGCGCTCGGAGCAAGCCGGCTGGAGCAGACGATCTGCAACTCCGCCGGAAGTGCGGGCTGGAAATATACGATGGGCTTCGGCGGCGGAACGAGTCCCGAGGACATCGTGAATGCCGATCTGATCCTCGTATGGGGCGGCAATATCGTCAGCACCAACATGCATCAGGTTGTACTCGCCGAGCAGGCGCGGAAGAAAGGGGCCAAGGTGGTCGTGATCGACGTTCACCGGAACCGGACCGCCCAGTGGGGAGACTGGTTCCTGCCGCTATATCCCGGAACGGATGCGGCACTTGCCCTTGGCATTATGCATATTCTGTTCCGCGACAGGCTGACGGACGATAGCTTCCTGGCCGCTTACACAACCGGACATGAAGAGCTGAGAGAGCAGGCGAAGGAATACACGCCGGAAGCAGTAGCCGAGATAACGGGCATTCCGGCTGCCGATATCGAGCGTCTGGCCCGGATGTACGGGGAAGCAGCGGTGTCCTACATTCATATCGGCAACGGACTGCAGCATCACGATAACGGCGGCATGTCGGTGCGCACCATTTCCTGCCTGCCGGCGCTGACCGGACAATGGCTCAAGACCGGAGGGGGCGCGTACAAGTCCAACGGTGCCTATGCCGCAATGAACGCTCGCGCTCTGGAGCGTCCCGACCTGCGTCCGAACCCGCGGGCGCGCAGCATCAACATGAACCGGATCGGAGAAGCGCTGGAAATGACGGAGCAGCCGATAAAAGCTCTGTTCGTCTACTGCAGTAATCCGCTTGTCGTCGCACCCGATCTGGAGCGGGTGAAGCGCGGCTTTGAACGGGAGGACCTGTTCACGGTCGTGCATGATTTATTCCTGACCGATACGGCGAAATACGCCGATCTGGTGCTGCCGGCAACCTCAACCTTCGAGAATACCGATCTGTACAGCTCTTACTGGCATCATTATGTCCAGCTTCAGGAGCCGGTACTGGAACCGCCGGGAGACTGCAAGAGCAACTTTGAAGTATTCGCTCTCCTTGGACAAGCTATGGGCTTCGATGATGGGGCGTTCCGCGCAACGGAGGAAGACATGATCCGGGAAGCGCTGAATTATCCGCGCAATCCCTATCTGCACGGTGTGACGCTGGAACGGTTGAAGGAAGAGCGGTTCGTGAAGCTGGATATGTCCCCCAAAGCCAATTACCTGGAGCGCTTAACGACGCCTTCCGGCACAATCGAGCTCTTCTCACGGGCGATGGAAAATGCGGGCCTGCCTCCGCTTCCGGCCTATTCGCCGCTTGTCGAAGGTTATGACGGACTGCGGCGGCCTTCTTCGGAGGAGAAGTATCCGCTGATGTTCATTTCACCGCCCAATCACAACTTCCTGAACTCCACCTTCGCCAATACCGGGAAGCATCAAGCTCTGGAGAAGCGGCCGACGCTGCAAATTCATCCGGAGGATGCGGAGGCGCGCGGCATCGAGGACGGCGATGAGGTCAAGGTATACAATGACCGGGGCTCCATTGAGGTGTGGGCTTCGGTGTCTGACAGGATGCTTCCGGGAACCGTCATCAGCCAGGGGCTGTGGTGGGAAGGGAAGGACCGTCCGCAGCGGAGCAATGTGCTCACTCCGGACAGGCTGAGCGATATGGGGAAAGGGGCGACCTTTTTCTCCACCACGGTGCAGGTGAGGCCGCGTTAA
- a CDS encoding FAD-dependent oxidoreductase — MKVVVIGCTHAGTAAIVNTAQLYPDAEITVYERNDNISFLSCGIALYVGGVVKDPQGLFYSSPEKLAELGVKTNMLHEVTSVDTKSKTLRARNLKTGEEFGDSYDKLIVTTGSWPIVPKLEGMELENIVLSKNYRHSNTIIEKAEQAKRITVVGAGYIGIELVEAFQQNGKEVTLIDAEDRILSKYLDPEFTAPIEQSLKDHGIDLALGEKVSSFKGEDGKVTTVVTDKGEYKADLVILCIGFRPNTELLKGQVDMLANGAIIVDNYMRTSAADVFAAGDSCAIHYNPTGKKAYIPLATNAVRMGTLIARNLVSQSIPYMGTQGTSGIKIYEDNIAGTGLTEAAALHEGIDAEAVLVKDNYRPEFMPTFEEVLLKVVYERATRRILGAQIMSKADLTQSINTISVCIQNQMTVDQLAFVDFFFQPHYNKPWNFLNTAGLQALPKTAVKETVQA; from the coding sequence ATGAAAGTCGTTGTTATAGGTTGCACCCATGCAGGAACCGCCGCCATCGTGAATACCGCCCAGCTCTACCCGGATGCTGAAATTACTGTATACGAACGGAACGACAATATCTCTTTTCTCTCCTGCGGCATTGCGCTGTATGTGGGAGGAGTGGTAAAAGACCCCCAAGGCCTGTTCTATTCTTCGCCGGAGAAGCTGGCGGAACTGGGAGTCAAGACGAACATGCTGCATGAAGTCACCTCCGTTGATACCAAGAGCAAAACGCTGCGTGCCCGCAATCTGAAGACCGGAGAGGAATTCGGCGATTCGTACGACAAGCTGATTGTCACTACGGGATCATGGCCGATCGTTCCGAAGCTTGAGGGCATGGAGCTTGAAAATATCGTATTGTCCAAAAACTATCGCCATTCGAACACGATCATCGAGAAAGCCGAGCAGGCCAAACGCATCACCGTGGTCGGCGCCGGTTATATCGGAATCGAGCTGGTTGAAGCGTTCCAGCAGAACGGCAAGGAAGTGACGCTGATTGATGCGGAAGACCGGATTCTGAGCAAATACCTGGATCCCGAGTTTACGGCACCGATTGAACAGTCCCTGAAGGATCACGGCATTGATCTGGCACTTGGGGAAAAGGTCAGCTCCTTCAAGGGAGAGGACGGCAAAGTGACGACCGTAGTGACCGATAAAGGCGAATACAAGGCCGACCTCGTCATTCTCTGCATCGGCTTCCGTCCGAACACCGAGCTGCTGAAGGGTCAGGTCGACATGCTGGCCAATGGAGCGATCATCGTCGACAACTATATGCGCACCAGCGCTGCGGACGTATTTGCGGCAGGCGACAGCTGCGCCATCCACTACAACCCGACCGGCAAGAAAGCCTACATTCCGCTCGCTACCAACGCGGTCCGCATGGGAACTCTGATCGCCCGCAACCTGGTCAGCCAGAGTATCCCGTATATGGGAACGCAGGGCACTTCGGGCATCAAGATTTATGAAGACAACATTGCCGGCACCGGATTGACCGAAGCTGCTGCGCTTCACGAAGGCATTGATGCCGAAGCGGTGCTGGTGAAGGATAACTACCGTCCGGAGTTTATGCCTACATTTGAAGAAGTGCTGCTCAAAGTCGTCTACGAGCGCGCAACCCGCCGCATTCTCGGCGCCCAGATCATGTCGAAGGCGGATCTGACGCAGTCGATCAACACGATTTCGGTATGCATTCAGAACCAAATGACGGTCGATCAGCTGGCATTCGTCGATTTCTTCTTCCAGCCGCATTACAACAAGCCGTGGAACTTCCTGAATACGGCAGGCCTTCAGGCGCTGCCGAAGACGGCGGTGAAAGAGACGGTACAAGCGTAA